Proteins from a genomic interval of Rubinisphaera italica:
- a CDS encoding NAD(P)H-hydrate dehydratase: MRSHLESLPALPTRDQDSHKGSYGTVLLIGGSRGMAGSIALSGIAALRTGCGLAFLACPESSQGIIASFEPSYLTIGLPEDEDGRISYEANSRIREQMNSAHAIAIGPGLGSSRDTELLLLDLYATTEQPLVIDADGLNALSRLPDGLPKPNGPRILTPHPGEMGRLTKTDAKTVQQNREEIAAEFAEKQQCIVVLKGHQTVVTDGQTVFVNMTGNSGLATGGTGDVLTGVITSLIAQGLSPFDATRVGVYLHGSAAEIIAEKIGEDGLIASDLPLAVAEAIHRYRLH; encoded by the coding sequence ATGAGAAGTCATTTAGAATCGTTGCCAGCCTTACCCACGCGAGATCAGGATTCGCACAAGGGATCGTATGGGACCGTCCTGTTGATTGGTGGTTCCCGTGGCATGGCGGGATCGATTGCCCTATCCGGCATCGCTGCTCTACGAACAGGATGCGGACTGGCTTTTCTGGCGTGCCCGGAATCGAGTCAGGGAATTATCGCCAGTTTTGAACCCTCTTATCTCACAATCGGTTTACCCGAAGATGAGGACGGCCGAATTTCTTACGAGGCGAATTCTCGAATCCGCGAGCAAATGAATTCTGCTCATGCCATCGCAATTGGCCCCGGTTTAGGTTCTTCTCGCGACACTGAATTACTGCTCCTCGATCTGTACGCGACAACCGAGCAGCCTCTTGTGATTGATGCGGACGGCTTGAATGCGCTCTCCCGTTTGCCGGATGGACTTCCCAAACCCAATGGACCGAGAATTCTCACGCCGCATCCCGGTGAGATGGGACGGCTCACAAAGACGGATGCCAAAACGGTTCAGCAGAATCGGGAAGAGATCGCAGCAGAATTTGCCGAGAAGCAGCAGTGTATAGTGGTCCTGAAAGGCCATCAAACCGTAGTCACCGATGGGCAAACGGTCTTCGTCAACATGACCGGCAACAGTGGACTGGCAACTGGTGGAACGGGCGATGTCTTAACGGGTGTCATCACTTCGTTGATTGCTCAAGGCCTGTCACCCTTCGATGCCACTCGCGTGGGGGTTTATTTGCATGGATCGGCTGCGGAAATCATTGCGGAAAAAATTGGAGAAGACGGCCTGATCGCTTCCGATTTACCTTTGGCTGTTGCGGAGGCCATCCACCGTTATCGATTGCACTGA
- the larB gene encoding nickel pincer cofactor biosynthesis protein LarB: MSNSDSLNLSTLLEAVASGSLDVASAMQQIEVADQSTKSETIDLDLDIDRQKRCGFPEAIYGAGKPAEVIVEAFRKLISVGQNCLATRVEEAQAEVVLTKLPDVNWNPIARTLRLMVSENAAEMSKSGTCVVTAGTTDRPVAEEAAETLRWMNFEPGVIYDAGVAGPHRLLKSLPKLESAKAIVVVAGMEGALPSVVGGWVACPVIAVPTSVGYGANFGGLSALLGMLNSCAANVCTVNIDGGFKGGYLAGLIASQSDSSN; this comes from the coding sequence ATGAGTAATTCCGATTCCCTGAACCTGTCCACGTTGCTCGAAGCTGTTGCCAGTGGGTCTCTCGATGTTGCCTCTGCCATGCAGCAGATTGAAGTTGCTGATCAAAGCACGAAATCTGAAACAATCGATCTGGACCTGGATATCGATCGTCAGAAACGCTGTGGATTTCCAGAAGCCATCTACGGGGCTGGTAAACCAGCAGAAGTGATTGTGGAAGCCTTCAGAAAATTAATCTCCGTTGGGCAAAATTGCCTGGCGACACGCGTCGAAGAGGCTCAGGCTGAAGTCGTTCTGACAAAACTACCAGATGTGAACTGGAATCCGATCGCTCGAACGCTTCGGTTGATGGTCTCCGAGAATGCAGCAGAAATGTCGAAGTCTGGCACATGTGTTGTTACCGCTGGCACAACAGATCGCCCCGTTGCCGAAGAAGCCGCTGAGACGTTGCGTTGGATGAACTTCGAGCCAGGCGTCATTTACGATGCTGGTGTTGCTGGTCCGCATCGGTTATTAAAGTCATTACCGAAATTGGAGTCTGCCAAAGCAATTGTGGTGGTGGCTGGCATGGAAGGGGCGCTCCCTTCTGTGGTTGGAGGCTGGGTCGCCTGTCCGGTAATCGCCGTGCCAACGAGCGTCGGCTATGGAGCCAATTTTGGTGGACTCTCTGCCCTGCTTGGTATGTTAAACAGTTGTGCCGCTAATGTTTGCACGGTGAATATCGATGGTGGATTCAAAGGAGGATATCTGGCCGGTTTGATCGCCTCGCAATCTGATTCCTCAAATTAA
- a CDS encoding aldose 1-epimerase, with protein MPAITISDTTSGSQAQVLPELGFNLFQFSVTVQGQTIEVLDADENFAEGNVKPSRCGIPILFPFPNRIDAGKFSWDGKTYQLPTPNPGAHFIHGFCLDRPWRVTEQTESSVTAEFQLSKDAPDRLEFWPADFIIQCTYLLRGNALKSQFTFKNPDSKPLPWGFGTHAYFKIPLSDGSSVEHCLLEAPAHQQWKLENYIPTGERVPVTEANDLTDGAYYSALKLDDVLTDLKPDGKTLKCAVVDEGAGLQTVQECDGRFRELVVFTPPGRNAVCLEPYTCPTDAINLTAKGIECGWETLAPGAEHHTWIDIRVEPIMA; from the coding sequence ATGCCAGCTATTACGATTAGCGATACCACTTCAGGAAGTCAGGCTCAAGTACTGCCGGAGTTGGGATTCAATCTGTTTCAGTTTTCCGTCACGGTTCAAGGGCAAACGATTGAAGTGCTCGATGCGGACGAAAACTTTGCTGAAGGGAATGTCAAACCGAGCCGTTGTGGAATTCCAATTCTGTTCCCGTTTCCGAATCGAATTGATGCCGGCAAGTTTTCCTGGGATGGAAAAACGTATCAACTGCCGACCCCGAATCCCGGTGCCCATTTCATTCATGGTTTTTGTCTGGATCGCCCGTGGAGAGTCACTGAGCAGACCGAAAGTTCGGTCACTGCAGAATTCCAACTGAGCAAAGACGCACCGGATCGACTCGAATTCTGGCCCGCCGATTTCATCATTCAATGCACGTATTTACTGCGTGGCAATGCTCTCAAATCCCAGTTCACCTTTAAAAATCCCGATAGCAAACCGCTGCCTTGGGGTTTCGGAACGCATGCCTATTTCAAAATCCCACTTTCGGATGGCAGTTCGGTTGAGCATTGTCTCCTTGAAGCCCCCGCTCACCAGCAATGGAAACTGGAGAATTATATTCCGACAGGAGAAAGAGTCCCCGTCACCGAAGCGAACGATTTGACAGATGGAGCATATTATTCTGCCTTAAAGCTCGATGACGTTCTGACCGATCTCAAGCCCGATGGAAAAACACTCAAGTGCGCTGTAGTCGATGAAGGTGCAGGGCTGCAAACAGTTCAGGAATGTGATGGGCGGTTTCGGGAACTCGTCGTCTTCACGCCGCCGGGACGGAATGCGGTTTGCCTCGAACCCTATACCTGTCCGACGGATGCGATTAATTTAACCGCCAAAGGCATCGAATGTGGCTGGGAAACACTCGCCCCAGGAGCCGAACATCATACGTGGATCGACATCCGTGTCGAACCAATTATGGCATAA